Proteins from a single region of Catenulispora acidiphila DSM 44928:
- a CDS encoding SigE family RNA polymerase sigma factor — protein MALTEHEEQAFWQFVANRRQHLVRTAYLLAGDHGHAEDFVQDALIRAHRNWRRIERADQPEVYVRRIIVNLANSWWRRALRHRTHVAWEPPDRPDERDGHAAVEREDELWRALATLPAGMRAVVVLRYYEDLSEAETAAVLGTSLGTVKSQASRGLVRMRAALSESRADLATR, from the coding sequence ATGGCGCTCACCGAGCATGAGGAGCAGGCGTTCTGGCAGTTCGTGGCGAACCGGCGGCAGCACCTGGTCCGGACCGCGTACCTGCTCGCCGGAGACCACGGCCATGCCGAGGACTTCGTCCAGGACGCGCTGATCCGCGCTCACCGCAACTGGCGCCGCATCGAGCGTGCCGATCAGCCCGAGGTCTACGTCCGCCGCATCATCGTCAACCTGGCGAACTCCTGGTGGCGCCGTGCCCTGCGACACCGCACGCACGTCGCCTGGGAGCCGCCGGACCGGCCGGACGAGCGCGACGGCCACGCCGCGGTGGAGCGCGAGGACGAGCTGTGGCGCGCGCTGGCCACCCTGCCGGCGGGCATGCGCGCCGTGGTCGTCCTGCGCTACTACGAGGACCTCTCCGAAGCCGAGACCGCCGCCGTGCTCGGCACATCGCTCGGCACCGTGAAGAGCCAGGCCTCGCGCGGGCTCGTGCGGATGCGCGCGGCGCTGTCCGAGTCCCGCGCCGATCTGGCGACGCGATGA